ACTTCGCGGATCAACCCGCCGGAAGCGGTGAGCTGTTGCAGGTACTGCCAGACACGCTCGTTGGCGCGGCATTCTTCCGGCACGATCAGCAGCATCGAGCCGTCAGGGCGTGTCAGCAACTGGCTGTTGAACAAGTAGGAGCGCACCGCGTCCTCGACACTGACCTGGGCCCGCGGCACGCAGACCGACTGGAAGTTGCCGCCCAACGTGCCCAGTTTGCCTTGCAACTCGCCAAGCATCTGTTCGGTATTGAGGAACGCGTCCTCGTGATAGAACAGCATTTCGCCATTGCCCACCGCGATCACGTCGTTGTGGAACACACCGGCATCGATCACCGCCGGGTTCTGCTGGGCGTAGACCACGCCGCCATCCTTCAGGCCGTGCAGACGCGCCACCGCCTGGGACGCCTCGAGGGTCTGGCGCGCCGGGTATTTCTGCGGGGCCGGGTAACGGGCGTCGAACGCACTGCGCCCGAACACAAAGAACTCCACGCCCGCCTCGCCGTAGTCACGGCAAAAACGCGTGTGGTTCGCCGCGCCTTCATCACCGAACTGCGCCACCGCCGGCAACGCGGCGTGATGAGCAAAATGCTGTTGGTCGGCGAACATTGCCCCCAGCACGCGGCTGGTGGTCGGGTGTTCGATGCTGCGGTGGTACTTGCAGTTGAGGTTGGCAGCGGTGAAGTGCACGCGGCCATCGGCCGTATCGGCGCTGGGGCTGACGGTGGCGGCGTTGGCCACCCACATGCTCGACGCCGAGCAGCTCGCCACCAGCAACGGCATGGCCTGCTTGGCCGCCTGCTGAATGACCTGAGCGTCGGTGCCACTGAAACCCAGGGTGCGCAAAGCCGCCACGTCCGGACGTTCCTGGGGCGCAAGCACGCCTTGCACAAAGCCCATGTCCATCAGCGCTTTCATTTTCTGCAGGCCCTGCAACGCCGCTTCCTTGGGGTTGGAATGCTGCTGGCTGTTGCTCTGGGACGCGACGTTGCCGAAGGACAAACCGCCGTAGTTATGGGTCGGCCCCACTAGACCGTCAAAATTGACTTCACAGGATTTCATCGGCGAGGCTCCACGAACATCTGTTTTTATAGGCATCGGGTTACTTGAACACACCACAACTCAATGTGGGAGGGGGCTTGCCCCCGATAGCAGTTTGTCAGTTGATGAATCAGGTGACTGATCCACCGCCATCGGGGGCAAGCCCCCTCCCACATTTAGATCAGTGTGATGCCGGGGGTTAGTGTGGCTGGCACGACCAACGCAGGTGTCTCCAGCGACGCCACCG
This region of Pseudomonas sp. MUP55 genomic DNA includes:
- the astB gene encoding N-succinylarginine dihydrolase, coding for MKSCEVNFDGLVGPTHNYGGLSFGNVASQSNSQQHSNPKEAALQGLQKMKALMDMGFVQGVLAPQERPDVAALRTLGFSGTDAQVIQQAAKQAMPLLVASCSASSMWVANAATVSPSADTADGRVHFTAANLNCKYHRSIEHPTTSRVLGAMFADQQHFAHHAALPAVAQFGDEGAANHTRFCRDYGEAGVEFFVFGRSAFDARYPAPQKYPARQTLEASQAVARLHGLKDGGVVYAQQNPAVIDAGVFHNDVIAVGNGEMLFYHEDAFLNTEQMLGELQGKLGTLGGNFQSVCVPRAQVSVEDAVRSYLFNSQLLTRPDGSMLLIVPEECRANERVWQYLQQLTASGGLIREVKVFDLKQSMQNGGGPACLRLRVALNETELAAVNPGVIMTAPLYETLTDWVNRHYRDSLRESDLADPQLLLECRTALDELTQILKLGSVYPFQIN